One window of the Roseovarius sp. THAF9 genome contains the following:
- a CDS encoding folate-binding protein YgfZ encodes MTRKIFQITGAEASSFLQGLVTNDIAKLDHGLVYAAMLTPQGKYLADFLLVPWDGAILLDVDESLADGLLQRLNMYKLRADVQITQTDLAVWRGTGERPEGAFADPRHPALGWRLYGAESGDDGSNFEAIRVAHCIPLTNVELTPDTFILEAGFERLNGVDFRKGCYVGQEVTARMKHKTELRKGLASVSLDGSAPVGTPITADGKAVGTLFTQSGDRAIAYLRFNRAKGAMQAASATVTLPE; translated from the coding sequence ATGACCCGCAAGATCTTTCAGATCACCGGCGCCGAGGCCAGTTCCTTTCTCCAGGGGCTGGTCACCAACGACATCGCGAAACTGGACCACGGCTTGGTCTATGCCGCCATGCTGACGCCGCAGGGCAAGTACCTCGCCGATTTCCTGCTGGTCCCGTGGGACGGCGCGATCCTGCTCGACGTCGACGAAAGCCTGGCCGACGGGCTGCTGCAACGGCTCAACATGTACAAGCTGCGCGCCGATGTGCAGATCACGCAGACCGACCTTGCCGTCTGGCGCGGGACCGGCGAGCGTCCCGAGGGGGCCTTTGCCGATCCGCGCCACCCCGCCCTGGGCTGGCGTCTATACGGCGCCGAGTCAGGAGATGACGGCAGCAATTTCGAAGCCATCCGCGTGGCGCATTGCATTCCGCTCACGAATGTAGAGTTGACGCCCGATACCTTCATTCTCGAGGCCGGGTTCGAGCGACTGAACGGCGTCGATTTCCGCAAGGGATGTTATGTCGGGCAGGAAGTGACCGCGCGAATGAAGCACAAGACCGAACTGCGCAAGGGGCTGGCGTCCGTCTCGCTCGATGGCAGCGCCCCGGTCGGCACGCCGATCACCGCGGACGGCAAGGCCGTGGGCACTCTGTTCACCCAATCGGGCGACCGCGCCATCGCCTATCTGCGCTTTAATCGTGCAAAGGGCGCGATGCAGGCCGCATCTGCGACCGTCACCCTGCCAGAGTGA
- a CDS encoding methyltransferase: MGFELEHSSDVWDFFSNLKEHVTTDERDNKSDYFDALNEGQRMGFLKTMHAQMVRLLPDLLPHIDLSTSETIVDAGAGSGALIAALAAKHPEKKFQILETPDMVATARKAGLISGLAENVSIYSGDFFESQDVSADLCILSKVLHDWSDGEVVKLLQALQERVTQVLIFEEMMIERTSPSVELAALNLFLSLKMGRGRLRDVAEYSRLLSQAGFHLDSFKPVGNTHILVAARR, encoded by the coding sequence ATGGGCTTCGAGCTCGAACACTCTTCTGATGTTTGGGACTTCTTCTCTAATCTGAAAGAGCATGTCACTACCGACGAGCGGGATAATAAGAGCGACTATTTCGATGCGCTGAATGAAGGCCAACGTATGGGTTTTCTGAAGACCATGCATGCGCAGATGGTTAGGCTTCTTCCTGATCTTCTGCCGCATATTGACCTAAGTACATCCGAGACTATTGTGGACGCCGGCGCCGGGTCAGGGGCATTGATCGCTGCCTTAGCCGCAAAACACCCTGAGAAAAAGTTCCAGATTCTAGAAACACCCGATATGGTTGCGACGGCGCGGAAGGCCGGGCTGATCTCGGGACTTGCAGAAAACGTGTCGATATATTCAGGCGACTTCTTTGAATCACAAGACGTCTCAGCTGATCTTTGCATCCTCTCGAAGGTGCTGCATGACTGGAGCGATGGTGAGGTCGTCAAGCTATTACAAGCGTTACAAGAACGTGTTACGCAGGTCCTGATCTTTGAAGAGATGATGATTGAGCGCACTTCGCCGTCGGTAGAACTGGCGGCGCTCAACTTGTTTCTTTCATTAAAGATGGGGCGGGGGCGGCTTCGTGATGTGGCAGAATACTCTCGCCTGCTGAGCCAGGCCGGCTTTCATTTAGATTCCTTCAAACCGGTTGGAAACACCCATATTCTTGTTGCAGCTCGACGTTGA
- a CDS encoding histidine phosphatase family protein produces the protein MTIYLIRHAQSAFNAVYDPKLPDPMIFDAPITELGEVQALKVKALVNHLNLSNVIVSPFTRTLQTANLIFGDEIPFQINPAVREQLCNSCDVGSPPSVLSKRYPHLDFDHLEDFWWHDGEKDHRGLSVEPDEILQERVNEFVDFLTRERVHSTAIVTHGNFIRAMTGIQPQNCEVIEFNAR, from the coding sequence GTGACAATTTACCTCATCCGACATGCCCAATCGGCCTTCAACGCGGTGTACGATCCTAAATTGCCAGATCCCATGATTTTTGACGCGCCCATCACAGAGCTCGGAGAAGTTCAGGCTCTGAAGGTCAAGGCTTTGGTAAATCACCTTAATCTTTCAAACGTTATCGTTTCACCTTTCACCAGAACCCTTCAAACGGCAAATTTGATATTTGGAGATGAGATACCGTTTCAGATCAACCCGGCAGTGAGGGAGCAACTATGCAACAGCTGCGATGTCGGAAGTCCACCCAGCGTACTTTCAAAAAGATACCCGCATCTTGATTTTGATCACCTAGAAGATTTCTGGTGGCATGACGGGGAAAAAGATCACAGGGGGCTTTCCGTCGAACCTGATGAGATATTGCAGGAAAGAGTGAATGAATTTGTGGACTTTCTCACGCGTGAACGCGTGCATTCCACCGCGATTGTCACACATGGAAACTTCATTCGAGCGATGACGGGAATTCAACCTCAGAATTGCGAGGTAATTGAATTTAACGCTCGTTAA
- a CDS encoding GNAT family N-acetyltransferase, translating to MPDNTSKSFSLRPLEKPDLSSITRWFQEVGDLALFDRHSRVPYDLATSERLWNMSDTPQNADDKCWFAITSQPTGVVGIIGLERISPINRDAVIALYVDHAIRRQGIGIRASALILDFAFRQLGLNRVTSYYRKDNASSRDLTSQAGFEVEGTMRQAWFSDGKFHDMIVVGLLAEHWNTRRDALAEELGEATMIAFGDGKSSGSKWPPHRSVTH from the coding sequence ATGCCTGACAATACTTCCAAATCATTTTCATTGAGACCATTGGAAAAGCCCGACCTGTCGTCCATCACACGATGGTTCCAGGAAGTGGGAGATCTCGCGCTCTTTGATCGACATTCGCGCGTGCCTTACGATCTGGCGACGAGTGAGAGGCTGTGGAACATGTCTGACACCCCGCAAAACGCGGACGACAAATGCTGGTTCGCAATCACGTCCCAACCCACCGGAGTTGTCGGCATCATAGGCCTTGAGCGCATTTCGCCCATCAACCGCGATGCGGTCATAGCGCTCTATGTCGACCACGCGATCCGGCGGCAGGGAATCGGGATCCGGGCCTCTGCGCTGATACTGGATTTCGCATTTCGGCAACTGGGGTTGAACCGGGTGACGTCCTACTATCGCAAGGACAACGCCAGCAGCCGCGATCTCACCAGTCAGGCCGGCTTCGAAGTGGAGGGCACGATGCGGCAAGCGTGGTTTTCCGACGGGAAGTTCCATGACATGATCGTCGTCGGTCTCCTGGCGGAGCACTGGAACACTCGGCGGGACGCGCTGGCAGAAGAACTTGGAGAAGCAACGATGATCGCGTTTGGCGATGGGAAGAGTTCGGGTTCGAAATGGCCACCGCACAGGTCGGTGACGCACTGA
- a CDS encoding SDR family NAD(P)-dependent oxidoreductase, producing MTKQHAVLIGVGDGLSAALARELAKDHALTLAARNGDRMREVAEDTKAETVLLDATDEPAVAALFDDLPTAPRVVIYNPSARVRGPVADLDANEVRNALDVTAIGAFLTGKHAARRMLAAETVDGVRGTILFTGASAGVKGFPQSAPFAMGKFAQRGLAESMARELHPQGIHVAWINIDGAILNPGRTEPADKPGSMLRPEAIAVTYRHLIEQDPTAWSNEIAVRPWVEKF from the coding sequence ATGACAAAACAGCATGCCGTGCTCATTGGCGTCGGTGACGGGCTTTCCGCCGCGCTTGCGCGAGAACTGGCGAAGGATCACGCGCTGACTTTGGCCGCACGAAACGGCGACAGGATGCGGGAAGTGGCAGAGGATACCAAGGCTGAAACTGTGCTCCTCGATGCTACCGACGAGCCGGCCGTCGCTGCACTTTTTGACGATCTACCAACCGCACCGCGCGTGGTCATTTACAACCCTTCAGCACGCGTTCGCGGCCCTGTGGCAGACCTGGATGCCAACGAGGTTAGAAATGCACTCGACGTGACAGCGATCGGTGCCTTCCTGACCGGCAAACATGCTGCGCGGCGGATGCTTGCGGCGGAGACGGTTGACGGCGTGCGCGGCACAATCCTGTTCACCGGCGCCTCCGCTGGCGTGAAAGGCTTTCCGCAATCGGCGCCCTTCGCCATGGGCAAGTTTGCACAGCGGGGACTTGCGGAAAGCATGGCGCGGGAACTGCACCCTCAGGGCATCCATGTGGCTTGGATCAACATAGACGGCGCAATACTTAACCCGGGCCGGACCGAGCCCGCGGACAAACCGGGATCGATGCTGCGTCCAGAGGCGATCGCAGTGACCTATCGCCATCTTATCGAGCAGGACCCCACGGCATGGTCAAACGAAATCGCGGTGCGCCCCTGGGTCGAAAAGTTCTGA
- a CDS encoding IS3 family transposase (programmed frameshift): MNKRSGTSKDAADKLVRGIKRKTRKHYSAEEKIRIVLAGMRGEESIAALCRREGIAESLYYSWSKEFLEAGKNRLAGDTARQATAPEVKELRSEAAALKEVVAELTLENRLLKKKHVRGWGGRRMRYPASEKLEIIRTVEASHLPVRRTLTMLGIPSSTYYQWYARWADGGVDALRDTSPRPRAVWNRIPDEIRDAFVEFALDHEDLTPRELAVKYTDEKRYFVSESSAYRILKAQDLITAPAHVVIRAADEFRDKTTRPNELWQTDFTYLKVIGWGWFYLSTILDDYSRYIIAWKLCTTMKAVDVTDTLDLALEASGCAHATVVHKPRLLSDNGSSYVAADLADYLDTKGMDHVRGAPHHPQTQGKIERWHQTMKNRVLLENYYLPGDLERQIGDFVGYYNTRRYHESLDNLTPADVYHGRGRTILKMREEIKKQTIRKRRLQHKAAVA; the protein is encoded by the exons ATGAACAAGAGATCCGGAACATCCAAGGATGCTGCTGACAAGCTTGTTAGGGGTATCAAGCGTAAGACCCGCAAGCACTACTCGGCGGAGGAGAAGATCCGCATCGTGCTTGCCGGGATGCGGGGCGAAGAAAGCATAGCGGCCCTGTGCCGTCGTGAAGGGATCGCTGAGAGCCTTTATTACAGCTGGTCGAAGGAGTTTCTTGAGGCTGGGAAGAACCGGCTGGCGGGTGACACAGCCCGTCAGGCGACAGCTCCCGAGGTCAAGGAACTGCGCTCTGAGGCAGCCGCGCTGAAAGAAGTGGTCGCGGAGCTGACACTGGAGAACAGGCTGCTCA AAAAAAAGCACGTTCGGGGATGGGGAGGACGACGCATGAGATACCCAGCCTCGGAGAAGCTCGAGATCATTCGGACAGTCGAAGCCTCGCATTTGCCGGTCAGGCGGACCCTGACCATGCTCGGCATTCCCAGCAGCACCTATTACCAGTGGTATGCGCGGTGGGCCGATGGCGGCGTTGACGCTTTGCGTGACACGTCCCCGCGGCCTCGGGCGGTGTGGAACCGCATCCCGGACGAGATCCGCGACGCCTTCGTTGAGTTCGCGCTGGATCATGAGGATCTGACGCCACGGGAATTGGCGGTCAAATACACCGATGAGAAACGGTATTTTGTATCTGAGTCCTCGGCATACCGCATTCTCAAGGCCCAGGACCTGATCACGGCTCCGGCCCATGTGGTGATCCGTGCCGCCGATGAGTTCCGGGACAAGACAACTCGGCCCAACGAACTCTGGCAAACCGACTTCACCTATCTCAAGGTCATCGGTTGGGGCTGGTTCTATCTCAGCACGATCCTCGACGATTACAGCCGCTACATCATCGCGTGGAAGCTCTGCACGACAATGAAGGCCGTGGATGTGACGGACACGCTGGATCTGGCGCTGGAGGCCTCGGGCTGTGCTCATGCGACAGTCGTTCACAAGCCCCGGCTGCTCAGCGACAACGGCTCGTCCTACGTTGCGGCCGACCTGGCCGACTACCTCGATACCAAAGGTATGGATCACGTCCGCGGAGCGCCGCACCACCCACAGACCCAGGGCAAGATCGAACGCTGGCACCAGACCATGAAGAACCGGGTTCTGCTGGAGAACTACTATCTGCCGGGGGATCTTGAACGCCAGATCGGCGACTTCGTCGGATACTACAACACTCGGCGATACCACGAGAGCCTGGATAACCTGACGCCGGCTGACGTCTACCACGGTCGGGGTCGGACGATCCTGAAAATGAGAGAGGAGATCAAGAAACAGACAATCCGAAAGCGCCGGTTGCAGCACAAAGCCGCGGTCGCCTAA
- the efp gene encoding elongation factor P yields MPKINGNEIRPGNVLEHNDGLWSAVKVDHVKPGKGGAFAQVELRNLRNGSKLNERFRSADKVERVRLEQKDQQFLYETDGMLVFMDSETYEQIELPAELLGERRPFLQDGMTITVEFYENEALNATLPQKVNCRVAETEPVVKGQTAANSFKPAILDNGVKVMVPPFVGPDEEIIVNTDTMDYAERA; encoded by the coding sequence ATGCCCAAAATCAATGGAAACGAGATTCGTCCCGGTAACGTCCTAGAACACAATGATGGCCTTTGGAGCGCCGTCAAAGTGGATCATGTGAAGCCGGGCAAAGGCGGCGCATTCGCCCAGGTGGAGTTGCGTAACCTTCGTAACGGATCAAAGCTTAACGAACGGTTTAGAAGTGCGGACAAAGTCGAGCGCGTCCGGCTGGAGCAGAAGGATCAGCAGTTCCTCTATGAGACGGACGGGATGCTTGTCTTCATGGATTCAGAGACTTACGAGCAGATCGAACTGCCAGCCGAGCTTCTGGGTGAACGCCGTCCCTTTCTTCAGGACGGCATGACGATCACTGTCGAATTTTACGAAAACGAGGCGTTGAACGCGACCCTGCCGCAGAAAGTGAATTGCCGCGTCGCGGAAACCGAGCCTGTGGTCAAAGGTCAGACGGCCGCCAACAGCTTCAAGCCGGCGATTCTCGACAACGGCGTGAAGGTGATGGTGCCACCGTTCGTCGGCCCCGACGAAGAGATCATCGTCAACACCGACACGATGGATTACGCCGAACGCGCCTGA
- a CDS encoding protein-L-isoaspartate O-methyltransferase codes for MTDFAARRTVMVDTQVRPSDVTKFPIIDAMLSVAREAFVPRHLREAAYVGENVDLGGGRVVLEPRTLAKMLDALDIRADELVLDLGCGLGYSSAVAARMAEAVVAVEENADMADEARSILSEQGADNVIVHEGALAEGAAEHGPYDVVMLQGAVEHLPEAITDQIKEGGRMACLFAEGGLGAMRVGYKIDGEMSWRFAFNAGAPVLSGFERHAAFTL; via the coding sequence ATGACCGACTTCGCCGCGCGCCGGACCGTGATGGTCGACACCCAAGTGCGCCCCTCCGACGTCACCAAGTTTCCGATTATCGACGCCATGCTGTCGGTCGCGCGCGAGGCTTTCGTGCCGCGCCACCTGCGAGAGGCGGCCTATGTCGGCGAGAATGTCGACCTTGGCGGCGGGCGTGTCGTGCTGGAGCCGCGGACTCTGGCCAAAATGCTGGACGCGCTGGATATTCGGGCCGACGAGCTGGTGCTCGACCTGGGTTGCGGGCTGGGATACTCGTCCGCGGTCGCCGCCCGGATGGCCGAGGCCGTGGTCGCCGTCGAAGAGAACGCGGACATGGCGGATGAGGCCCGCAGCATCCTGTCCGAGCAAGGTGCGGACAATGTCATCGTTCACGAAGGTGCACTGGCCGAAGGCGCGGCGGAACACGGGCCCTATGATGTGGTCATGCTTCAGGGCGCGGTCGAGCACCTGCCCGAGGCGATCACCGACCAGATAAAGGAAGGCGGACGCATGGCCTGCCTGTTCGCCGAGGGGGGACTGGGCGCGATGCGCGTGGGCTACAAGATCGATGGCGAGATGAGCTGGAGGTTCGCGTTCAACGCGGGTGCGCCGGTTCTGTCCGGCTTCGAGCGGCACGCGGCGTTCACCCTATGA
- a CDS encoding DUF6280 family protein — translation MKDFVDGTAFNAEQGNRARKLFAAVVLAALDDAIADDKKYGNGPEQIARWARSRDGREVLSCAGIDPNERVVTGLMDFVGKGVRTSVALSREESERRNAAAQAEAA, via the coding sequence ATGAAAGATTTCGTTGACGGTACGGCTTTCAACGCTGAACAAGGCAACCGTGCCCGCAAACTCTTCGCAGCCGTCGTACTGGCTGCTCTGGACGACGCCATTGCCGACGACAAGAAGTATGGCAATGGGCCGGAACAGATCGCCCGCTGGGCCCGTTCCCGCGATGGACGCGAGGTGTTGTCCTGCGCCGGAATCGATCCGAACGAACGTGTCGTGACCGGTCTGATGGATTTCGTGGGCAAAGGTGTGCGCACCTCGGTTGCCCTGTCGCGTGAAGAAAGCGAGCGCCGCAATGCCGCCGCGCAGGCCGAAGCCGCCTGA
- a CDS encoding glycosyltransferase family 2 protein, giving the protein MGRFHDASTSVAVKLRKLELTHLTMSEFLLLSFGVLTLSNAFALLEVLGARLAYLEGYTGKNGTTSEDLHESTSIVVCALFPNEESSLAVTVPHNMKLSTEFGMNYYLSVNANKEFDLSTARDHLQFEYKEDSLILNLDSDSKAENLNNAAESIDTKNFLILDADARIEYFHSRVKERISDDIACIQFTNRVLEYPSFLNWLVRHETDLKYFVSYPGRYRILETAYCSGSNALWRTEKAKQIGFSKSAATEDIEASIRSLLAGHRIVFSLDALAYDEAPPTWRDWWRQRRRWAIGWAQLFVRFQFSVLTSSQLTLIQKASWSVLLTVRRLLYPMAFAVLFLAGILDPLVDGTALVLLIIHAVGQSAICLVSCGLAWKILDSRGIDHNKLSMLGYVILFPLYDVVRTLSILASFDGFFRSKVPWHVTRRRLDIQ; this is encoded by the coding sequence TTGGGTCGTTTCCATGATGCTAGTACTTCAGTGGCTGTCAAGCTGCGGAAATTGGAGCTGACCCATCTAACTATGTCCGAGTTCCTGCTTCTCAGCTTCGGAGTCCTAACCCTTTCCAATGCTTTCGCACTCCTTGAAGTCTTGGGCGCGCGACTAGCATATCTGGAGGGCTATACAGGTAAGAATGGGACAACATCAGAAGACCTTCATGAGAGCACATCAATTGTCGTTTGCGCACTTTTTCCAAATGAAGAGAGTAGCTTAGCCGTCACTGTGCCGCACAACATGAAGCTCTCCACAGAGTTTGGTATGAATTACTACCTCTCTGTGAACGCCAACAAAGAATTCGACCTCTCGACAGCCAGAGATCACCTTCAGTTCGAGTATAAAGAAGACAGTCTCATTCTTAATTTGGATAGCGACAGCAAGGCCGAGAACCTCAACAACGCGGCTGAATCCATAGACACGAAAAATTTCCTAATTCTGGATGCTGATGCGCGCATTGAGTACTTTCATTCTAGAGTAAAGGAAAGGATTTCTGACGATATTGCATGCATTCAGTTTACGAACAGAGTTCTCGAATACCCGTCTTTCTTAAATTGGCTCGTCCGGCACGAGACGGATCTCAAGTACTTTGTCTCCTATCCAGGGCGGTATCGAATTCTTGAGACTGCGTACTGCAGTGGGAGCAACGCCCTGTGGCGAACTGAGAAGGCAAAACAGATTGGATTCAGCAAATCGGCGGCGACGGAAGATATTGAAGCATCAATTAGGAGTCTCTTAGCAGGGCATCGCATTGTGTTCTCGCTCGATGCGCTGGCGTATGACGAGGCCCCCCCGACTTGGCGCGATTGGTGGAGACAGCGTCGTCGCTGGGCAATTGGTTGGGCGCAGCTCTTTGTGCGTTTTCAGTTCTCGGTGCTGACATCGAGCCAGCTCACTCTGATCCAGAAGGCAAGCTGGTCTGTGCTTCTAACAGTCCGCAGGTTACTCTATCCAATGGCTTTCGCGGTGCTGTTCTTGGCGGGTATTTTGGATCCTTTAGTTGACGGGACAGCTTTGGTGCTTTTGATCATCCACGCAGTGGGCCAGTCGGCAATTTGCCTCGTTTCCTGTGGACTAGCATGGAAGATTCTGGACTCTCGAGGTATCGACCACAATAAGCTTTCTATGCTCGGATACGTCATTCTCTTTCCTCTATATGATGTCGTGCGCACACTGAGCATTCTTGCGAGTTTCGATGGGTTCTTTCGTTCTAAAGTTCCTTGGCATGTCACGAGACGAAGGCTCGATATACAGTAA
- a CDS encoding TolC family outer membrane protein: MAAGLVALASTAALPGGAKSETLGEALAWAYEYSGLLEQNRALLRAADEDVAQAVAGLRPIINWTADITRDFGKARSNNLINTNRDVTFSTGVTLELLLFDFGQTRFQIDAAKETVLATRESLRSIEQQVLLRAVAAFYDVQRNRQFVALRQNNLRLLRQELRAARDRFEVGEVTRTDVAQAEARVASTQGELAQAQGNLAQAIEEYIAVVGREPGTLQSPRQLPNLSGGAETSKNIAVRNHPDILEAQRRVAAADLTILAADAAMKPRFTAQGSLGISEELDSSDYGRSGSFGLNMRAPIYQGGLLSSAKRQAQAQRDAARGNLHVVRRAVVQDVGNAFAILQSARVVREASREQVRAAQVAFRGVREEATLGARTTLDVLNAEQELLDARSTLISADVDVAIAAYQVLSAIGQLTAKDLNLNVQTYDPAAYYNLVKDAPVPLSRQGQQLDRVLKSLGRQ; this comes from the coding sequence ATGGCCGCGGGCCTTGTGGCACTGGCGAGTACGGCCGCTTTGCCGGGGGGCGCGAAATCCGAGACGTTGGGCGAGGCGCTGGCATGGGCTTACGAATACAGCGGCCTTCTGGAGCAGAACCGCGCCCTGTTGCGGGCCGCGGACGAGGATGTGGCGCAGGCGGTGGCCGGTCTGCGGCCGATCATCAACTGGACGGCGGATATCACGCGGGATTTCGGCAAGGCGCGTAGCAACAACCTGATCAACACCAACCGCGATGTCACGTTCAGCACCGGCGTCACTCTGGAGCTTTTGCTGTTCGATTTCGGCCAGACGCGGTTCCAGATCGACGCCGCCAAGGAAACGGTGCTGGCCACGCGGGAATCGCTGCGCAGCATCGAGCAGCAGGTGCTGCTGCGGGCCGTGGCCGCGTTTTACGATGTGCAGCGCAACCGGCAATTCGTGGCGCTGCGCCAGAACAACCTGCGCCTGCTGCGGCAGGAATTACGTGCCGCCCGCGACCGTTTCGAAGTGGGCGAGGTCACCCGGACAGACGTGGCCCAAGCCGAGGCGCGTGTCGCCAGCACCCAAGGGGAACTGGCGCAGGCACAGGGCAACTTGGCGCAGGCGATCGAGGAATACATCGCCGTGGTGGGCCGCGAGCCCGGGACCCTGCAATCTCCGCGGCAGTTGCCGAACCTGTCCGGCGGGGCCGAGACCTCGAAGAACATCGCGGTGCGCAACCATCCCGACATCCTGGAGGCACAGCGCAGGGTGGCCGCGGCCGACCTGACGATCCTTGCTGCGGATGCCGCGATGAAGCCGAGATTCACCGCCCAGGGCTCGCTTGGTATCAGCGAAGAACTGGACAGCAGCGATTATGGCCGGTCGGGCAGTTTCGGGTTGAACATGCGCGCGCCGATCTATCAGGGCGGGCTGCTGAGCTCGGCCAAGCGACAGGCACAGGCGCAACGCGACGCGGCCCGCGGCAACCTTCACGTGGTGCGTCGCGCGGTCGTGCAGGATGTCGGCAACGCGTTTGCCATTCTGCAATCGGCACGGGTGGTGCGCGAAGCCAGCCGCGAGCAGGTGCGCGCGGCGCAAGTGGCGTTTCGCGGGGTGCGCGAAGAGGCGACGCTGGGCGCGCGGACAACGCTGGATGTGCTGAACGCCGAGCAGGAACTGCTGGACGCGCGCAGCACTCTCATTTCGGCGGATGTCGACGTGGCCATCGCCGCCTACCAAGTGCTGTCCGCCATAGGTCAGCTGACGGCGAAGGATTTGAACCTGAATGTCCAGACCTACGACCCGGCGGCCTATTACAACCTGGTCAAGGATGCGCCGGTGCCGTTGAGCCGGCAGGGTCAGCAACTGGACCGGGTTCTGAAATCGCTCGGGCGTCAGTGA